The Pradoshia eiseniae DNA segment CAGAACCGCAGCAAGCGGCTCTGCTTTTTTCAGTTGAGCTCTGAAACTAATGGTGTCTTTAAACAGATACCTCGCTTACTAAGGCCATCGTATTCCCTTCTGAATCGGTGAAAAAAGCCATCCATGTCTCTATGTTGTCCATTCTCGTCACTACATGGGGCTCCCCTGAAAAGGCCGCACCTTTTGCCAAAAGCTCCTTGCAGACAGCTTGAATATCCTCTACTTGGTAATAAAGGACAGAGCTTGTGTGGGCAAATTCCTCCTTCTCAGGTAACGATAGCATGATTCGCAGGCCATTAAGATCATAAAAGGCCATTCTGTCCGTCTGGAATAGGAGGGGGAGATTAAGTATGTCGCTGTAGAAGGTAATTGCGCGGTCAAGGTCTTTCACCGGGATGCCTATTTGACCGACTTGCTGGAGTAATTGGGCTGCCATTAATAATCGCTCCTTCTTAATTAAGATCTAGGTATGTAAAATATTGGGTAATTTTATTGTGAGGTGTTATATAGGGTGTGTCAAGTCAGCGTAAGTTTATGGCCTAAAAAAGGCGGCTAGCTTATTCACTTAGGATTAAGCTGGCAGCCTTTTGCTAGTGTTCCTCGTCACTCATGCATGTGTGCTTGGAGTATAGGCAGCCCGTGGCTTCGTTGCCTTGTACCATTGCCAGCAAAGAATGAAGATGATAGCTGCATCGACAAGATCACCGCCATAATACATCAGCATAGCACCCGTCTGTGCCTCGTCTGTCGGAACGCTAACTGGAGGATGTGCATACAAGTATTTAGCTAAAATACTATGCCAAGCTAGTGAAAGAATAAGAACAATTGCTCTATTAAGATAGGAATTCCGGTGATGAATCGGGTCAATATAAATAAGGGAGACCGTAAATAAATAGCCTGCCAGAAAAATATGCACATGTACGAGCACGTGAAGCCACATGAACTCATGCATGAGAGAATAGAGGCTTGTCGTATAAAGCAGCCATAGGCCACCAATATTGAGGATGGCAGCCGTAATCGGGTTGGTGATCCATCCAATCGGACGACTTTTAAGCAGCTTTGTTATCCGTCGTGCCTTACTTATATCCAAAGTGCGGAGCATCAAGGTCATGGGAGCCGCCAAGACGATCAATAAGGGGGCTAGCATGCCTAAGAAGAGATGGGCTGCCATATGAGCGCGAAAATCCATAAGTGCTCTCTCAGCAAGCGGCCCTGCGACAGATATGACGGCAAGGGTGGTCCCGATGCACAGGAATACAGTACGATGTATCGGCCATGGCTTATGTGTTTGATTCGTTTTGACGATAGCTGCCATATATAAGACGAGCAATAGGATAAAAGGGAGGCCTAACAGCACCTGAGGCAGGATAGCCAAATCTTCGAGGTGATGTCCATGATGTACCATATTAGGAGGCCTCCCTTCGCCGTTTGGGGGATAAAATCAATGCTAGACCAGCTATAATCATCAAGATGGCGATGACATTCCAAACCAAGTCATAGACGAAGACATTGTCGACATAGCGAATCTGGTGAAGCTTCATGAATTTGTGCTGGATGGTACCGTCATAGAGCTGAAATCCTCCCGCGCCAAGAAGTATGCTTCCCCACCAAATCAATGGTTCAAGTGCTTTTCTTCTCCGTAAATCAGCGAAGAGAAATAACCCGCCAATCGTCGCGAACCAGCTGAAGGCATGGAAAAGCCCATCAGAGATCAATCCAATCTCTGTGGTGGACTTATCATAGAAATGATGCCAGCGAAGAAGCTGGTGAAAAACTGCTTCATCGATGAAGGAAGCAAAGCCGATTCCAAACAGAATGCCGGAAAGTATATTTCTGCTTTTATTGGTTTGTTCTTTATGATTGGCCACCATTTTCACCTCTTTTTTTTACCCTTATTCCTTCAATTATTTACAGTGAAACGCCAGATTGGTTCAAATAACCTGCCAGCATGAGAAAATGAATAGAAAAGCCTATGAATATGAGCATGAAACCGTTTTTTGAGAATTAAATGGTTTATAATTGTTAAAAAATAATGAATGGTTTAACATTAAATAGGATTATTGAAATTTAGATAAAAGTAGGTCCAACTGTAACTTCTTTTGGTTGTGTGTCATCTATGTAAAGTACCTGTTTTTTTGCAAATATAAGGGGATAAGGAAGGGTAATATGAACAGCATACAGAAAGAAACAGACGTTATATTAATTGGTGCGGGAATCATGAGTGCAACATTGGGTTCCATGCTGAAGGAGCTTGAGCCATCCTGGCATATTAAGGTCTTTGAGAAACTGAAGAGTCCGGGAGAGGAAAGCTCGAATGAGTGGAACAATGCTGGTACGGGACATTCAGCCTTATGTGAGCTTAACTACACGCCTGAGAAGCCGGATGGGTCAATCGATATCAAGAAAGCCATTAACATAAACGAACAATTTCAGCTGTCAAAGCAGTTTTGGTCCTACCTTACTCAAAAGGGACTTATTCAGCATCCAGAGGATTTCGTCCGGGCTATTCCCCATATAAGCTTGGTGGAAGGGCAAGACAATGTTTCTTTTCTCCAAAAGAGATTTAAAGCGCTTGCAGATAACCCGCTTTTTGAGGGGATGGAGTATTCTGAGGAGTCGAATGTGCTGAAGGAATGGCTGCCGCTTGTGATGGAAGGAAGAACTTCAACGGAGCCAATCGCCGCAACGAAAATAGATGATGGAACGGATGTAAACTTCGGAGCTTTAACTCGGATGCTGTTTAATCACTTAATGAAAGTGAATACGGAAGTTCATTATGGGCATATCGTCAAGGATATCAAACGAACAAGCGATGGCCTTTGGGAAGTAAAGGTGCAGGATCTTGACGGCGGAAAAGTCGAATATCATACAGCAAAATTTGTCTTTATCGGGGGTGGAGGCGGCAGCCTGCCATTGCTTCAAAAGACGGGAATTCCTGAATCCAAGCATATCGGAGGATTCCCTGTGAGCGGATTATTCATGGTCTGCAAGAATCAGGAAATTGTTGAGCGCCATCATGCGAAAGTGTATGGCAAAGCGAAGCTTGGTGCCCCGCCTATGTCTGTTCCGCATCTGGATACCCGCTTCATTGATGGCAAGAAGGCGCTGCTATTTGGTCCGTTTGCCGGTTTCACACCAAAGTTCCTGAAAACCGGGTCGAATATGGATTTGTTCTATTCCATTAAACCGAATAATCTATTGACCATGCTTGCCGCAGGGGTAAAGGAAATTCCATTGACAAAATACTTAATAGAACAGCTGCTGCTCTCTCATGAGAAACGGATGGAGGTTCTGCGTGAATTCATACCGAATGCGAAAAGCGATGAGTGGGAAATGGTTGTGGCTGG contains these protein-coding regions:
- a CDS encoding VOC family protein codes for the protein MAAQLLQQVGQIGIPVKDLDRAITFYSDILNLPLLFQTDRMAFYDLNGLRIMLSLPEKEEFAHTSSVLYYQVEDIQAVCKELLAKGAAFSGEPHVVTRMDNIETWMAFFTDSEGNTMALVSEVSV
- a CDS encoding cytochrome c oxidase assembly protein, translating into MVHHGHHLEDLAILPQVLLGLPFILLLVLYMAAIVKTNQTHKPWPIHRTVFLCIGTTLAVISVAGPLAERALMDFRAHMAAHLFLGMLAPLLIVLAAPMTLMLRTLDISKARRITKLLKSRPIGWITNPITAAILNIGGLWLLYTTSLYSLMHEFMWLHVLVHVHIFLAGYLFTVSLIYIDPIHHRNSYLNRAIVLILSLAWHSILAKYLYAHPPVSVPTDEAQTGAMLMYYGGDLVDAAIIFILCWQWYKATKPRAAYTPSTHA
- a CDS encoding DUF2243 domain-containing protein, whose translation is MVANHKEQTNKSRNILSGILFGIGFASFIDEAVFHQLLRWHHFYDKSTTEIGLISDGLFHAFSWFATIGGLFLFADLRRRKALEPLIWWGSILLGAGGFQLYDGTIQHKFMKLHQIRYVDNVFVYDLVWNVIAILMIIAGLALILSPKRRREAS
- a CDS encoding malate:quinone oxidoreductase — protein: MNSIQKETDVILIGAGIMSATLGSMLKELEPSWHIKVFEKLKSPGEESSNEWNNAGTGHSALCELNYTPEKPDGSIDIKKAININEQFQLSKQFWSYLTQKGLIQHPEDFVRAIPHISLVEGQDNVSFLQKRFKALADNPLFEGMEYSEESNVLKEWLPLVMEGRTSTEPIAATKIDDGTDVNFGALTRMLFNHLMKVNTEVHYGHIVKDIKRTSDGLWEVKVQDLDGGKVEYHTAKFVFIGGGGGSLPLLQKTGIPESKHIGGFPVSGLFMVCKNQEIVERHHAKVYGKAKLGAPPMSVPHLDTRFIDGKKALLFGPFAGFTPKFLKTGSNMDLFYSIKPNNLLTMLAAGVKEIPLTKYLIEQLLLSHEKRMEVLREFIPNAKSDEWEMVVAGQRVQVIKDTDAGKGTLQFGTEVVSASDGSVAALLGASPGASTAVHVMLKVLEKCFPQEMSGWESKIKEMVPSYGVSLADNPELLSQINESTSHILKLRMNSSQLAYHS